The following coding sequences lie in one Silvanigrella aquatica genomic window:
- the lspA gene encoding signal peptidase II — translation MQNSSSHDVLQSNKPKHHKLSMLGFSFLFIGFVLLDQATKFWSEKLYMVSSSLTDIRIFSQTSDHIFTIGSPSNWIQFETTYIRNTGAAWGFLGNLPENIRPYFFYILTSVAMLVILIFFFKTNPKQTLARLGIAFIFSGAAGNFIDRVWLHYVIDWIHFRWDLLGWNYDYPVFNVADCAVTCGVVLLIIDAVIDEIRNRKAKKNSKA, via the coding sequence ATGCAAAACTCTTCTTCTCATGATGTATTACAGAGTAACAAGCCAAAGCATCATAAACTTTCAATGCTTGGATTTAGTTTTTTATTTATTGGTTTCGTTTTGCTTGATCAGGCAACGAAATTTTGGTCGGAAAAACTTTATATGGTGAGTTCATCGCTCACAGATATTCGCATTTTTTCTCAAACTTCAGATCATATCTTTACCATAGGATCTCCTTCAAATTGGATTCAGTTTGAGACAACTTATATTCGAAATACAGGAGCTGCCTGGGGATTTTTAGGTAATTTACCTGAAAATATTCGTCCCTATTTCTTTTATATTTTAACAAGTGTTGCCATGCTTGTTATTTTAATTTTCTTTTTTAAAACCAATCCAAAACAAACTCTGGCGCGATTAGGTATTGCTTTTATTTTTTCTGGAGCTGCTGGTAATTTTATCGATCGTGTTTGGTTACACTATGTCATTGATTGGATTCATTTTAGATGGGATTTATTAGGTTGGAATTATGATTATCCCGTGTTTAATGTTGCCGATTGTGCTGTTACCTGTGGTGTAGTACTCTTAATCATCGATGCCGTCATTGATGAAATTAGGAACCGGAAAGCTAAAAAAAACTCTAAAGCTTGA
- a CDS encoding Crp/Fnr family transcriptional regulator has translation MKKSEALNSVKKFSGFFPSLNNEELEILYQSSTELRVKKEQNIFITGEKAYSVYLLSSGCVKFSKEFEKNKSIISSLAKEGDCFGIFEMFSKSPYYERTCTAITNCEYISVPNIAISGIGEKNPSIYLDFLKRICRHSSTLYNRIEGVRYKSARQRLAACFLEVYPYFTNRDSNKKALLSRSDFADLSDMTPETVSRVFAELKKMGAVDGNISDFQIADIQMLKEISEEKYFN, from the coding sequence GTGAAAAAAAGTGAAGCGCTCAATTCAGTTAAAAAGTTTTCCGGATTTTTTCCCTCATTAAATAACGAAGAGCTAGAAATTTTATATCAAAGCTCAACTGAATTAAGGGTAAAAAAGGAACAAAATATTTTTATTACTGGAGAAAAAGCTTATTCTGTTTACTTACTGTCATCAGGATGTGTTAAATTTTCAAAAGAGTTTGAAAAAAATAAATCAATTATAAGCTCACTGGCAAAAGAAGGTGATTGTTTTGGAATTTTTGAAATGTTTTCAAAATCTCCTTACTACGAAAGAACATGCACTGCTATAACAAATTGTGAATATATTTCTGTTCCCAATATTGCTATTTCGGGAATTGGCGAAAAAAATCCTTCTATTTATCTGGATTTTTTAAAGAGAATTTGTCGTCACTCCTCAACTCTTTATAACCGCATTGAAGGTGTCCGTTATAAATCGGCAAGACAACGGCTAGCGGCTTGTTTTTTAGAAGTCTATCCTTATTTTACCAATCGTGATTCAAACAAAAAAGCATTATTAAGCCGCAGTGATTTTGCCGATTTATCAGATATGACCCCTGAAACCGTAAGCCGTGTCTTCGCTGAATTAAAAAAAATGGGCGCTGTGGATGGTAATATTTCTGATTTTCAAATTGCCGATATCCAAATGTTAAAAGAAATTTCTGAAGAAAAATATTTTAATTAA
- a CDS encoding alkyl/aryl-sulfatase, with amino-acid sequence MLYKNNIVFYFLVFFFCQNAFIYEVQAASASQNSNTSNGAVENANNHFHPQGKLPSLFTLNYQKEQVKKLPFEDKRDFEEVKKGFIAAPPYKTIMSEKGTVAWDMSSYDFLLTDNDFNSIHPSLSRQAILNMGYGLFEVLPDKIYQIRGFDIANMTLIKSATGWILIDVLTSKETAKAALAFANQKLGKRAVIAVIYSHSHGDHFGGAHGVMNEVDAKNGKIKVIAPVGFMEAAVSENIYAGNAMNRRMFYQYGLLLPRNAYGHVDQAIGKNVSSGTVGLIAPNYYIKKDFEKLVIDGVKLEFQNTPGTEAPSEMNIYFPELKAFWAAENITSSVHNIYTLRGALVRDALVWSKHINESLYRYGNKARVMFSSHTWPRWGNNRIQEVMRAQRDVYANLNNGVLNLANKGVTINEIHNVYQPPKSLQNQWAARSYHGSVEHNSRAVINRYLGYWDSNPATLIPLSPQESAPLYVEMMGGSEKILAKANQLYNEGKYLYAIEILNKLIYAQPHNTEAKYLLADVFEQIGYQKESTSLRNSFLAGALELRSGIPAGNVVKSLGSDLVSAMPTNLWLDYLAIRLNSEKADGNNFIINLETPDNYEKYVIELSNASMTNIKGFQSDKANLSIKVNRTELEEIIMGKSSFEEKINQGKIKLIGDATILAQLKEMIDNFSLNFEILPGTKAVSSI; translated from the coding sequence ATGCTTTATAAAAATAATATTGTATTTTATTTTTTAGTTTTTTTCTTTTGCCAGAATGCTTTTATATACGAAGTTCAAGCTGCATCAGCTTCACAAAATTCGAACACCTCAAATGGAGCAGTTGAAAATGCAAACAATCATTTTCATCCCCAAGGAAAACTTCCCTCTCTTTTTACATTAAATTATCAAAAAGAACAGGTCAAAAAATTACCTTTTGAAGATAAAAGAGATTTTGAAGAAGTAAAAAAAGGCTTTATCGCTGCTCCCCCTTACAAAACTATAATGTCAGAAAAAGGAACGGTTGCTTGGGATATGAGCAGCTATGATTTTCTTTTAACGGATAATGATTTTAATAGCATTCATCCATCCTTAAGCCGACAAGCAATTTTGAATATGGGTTATGGATTATTTGAAGTATTGCCGGATAAAATATATCAAATTCGAGGGTTTGACATTGCGAATATGACTCTGATTAAAAGTGCCACAGGTTGGATTTTAATAGATGTTTTAACCTCTAAGGAAACAGCTAAAGCGGCACTTGCCTTTGCAAATCAAAAATTAGGGAAGCGCGCTGTAATCGCCGTGATTTATTCTCATTCTCATGGAGATCACTTTGGGGGTGCGCATGGGGTTATGAATGAAGTCGATGCAAAAAATGGGAAAATTAAAGTCATTGCTCCTGTGGGATTTATGGAAGCCGCTGTTTCCGAAAATATTTATGCGGGAAATGCAATGAATAGAAGAATGTTTTATCAATATGGCCTTCTCCTCCCGCGCAATGCCTATGGTCATGTCGACCAAGCTATTGGGAAAAATGTTTCCTCTGGTACTGTAGGACTCATAGCTCCTAATTATTATATTAAAAAAGACTTTGAAAAATTAGTGATTGATGGAGTTAAATTGGAATTTCAAAACACACCAGGTACAGAAGCTCCTTCAGAAATGAATATTTATTTTCCCGAATTAAAAGCTTTTTGGGCTGCGGAAAATATCACAAGTTCAGTGCATAATATTTATACTTTAAGGGGAGCCTTGGTGCGCGATGCGTTAGTATGGTCTAAGCATATTAATGAATCTTTATACCGTTATGGTAACAAAGCACGTGTCATGTTTTCATCACATACATGGCCGCGTTGGGGAAATAATAGAATACAAGAAGTCATGCGTGCCCAAAGAGATGTTTATGCAAATTTGAATAATGGTGTGTTAAATTTAGCAAACAAAGGTGTTACCATAAATGAAATTCATAATGTCTATCAACCTCCTAAAAGCTTGCAAAATCAATGGGCAGCGCGAAGTTATCATGGTTCTGTAGAGCACAACAGTCGTGCGGTGATCAATCGTTACCTTGGCTATTGGGATTCCAATCCAGCGACCTTAATTCCCTTATCACCACAGGAGTCGGCTCCCTTATATGTCGAAATGATGGGAGGTTCTGAAAAAATTCTTGCGAAAGCAAATCAATTATATAATGAAGGAAAATATCTTTATGCTATAGAAATATTAAATAAATTAATTTATGCACAGCCACACAATACAGAAGCAAAATATTTATTAGCCGATGTTTTTGAACAAATTGGATATCAAAAGGAAAGTACTAGTTTAAGAAATAGTTTTTTAGCGGGAGCCTTAGAATTGCGTTCTGGAATTCCTGCAGGAAATGTTGTCAAATCTTTAGGGTCAGATTTAGTGTCTGCTATGCCCACAAATTTATGGCTTGATTATTTAGCAATTCGCTTAAATAGTGAAAAAGCTGATGGAAATAATTTTATAATCAATTTAGAAACCCCTGATAATTATGAAAAATATGTTATTGAATTGAGCAATGCTTCTATGACAAATATAAAAGGCTTTCAATCAGATAAAGCAAATTTATCTATAAAAGTGAACAGAACAGAATTAGAAGAAATTATAATGGGCAAGAGTTCTTTTGAAGAAAAAATAAATCAAGGAAAAATAAAATTAATAGGAGATGCAACTATTTTAGCCCAATTAAAAGAAATGATAGATAATTTTAGCTTAAATTTTGAAATTTTACCTGGAACAAAAGCAGTATCTTCTATCTAA
- the cheB gene encoding chemotaxis-specific protein-glutamate methyltransferase CheB: MPINVLIIDDSPSVCAMLSQMMTSAGFNVVGIGKSAEEGLELAGKLKPDVITLDIEMPGKSGLQALPLIQKTCDAAIIMCSTLTNQAATATLQSLEKGAFDYIPKTEIGKTFTLDNLKDRVNNAYAFVTSKRKGESNYKPSVPIASLPHQNLKAIVIGVSTGGPAALHKLFNALPVMPIPIVVVQHMPAAFVASLAERIAQQTKHKTCVAKEDHTLAPGEVCFAPGDLHVLVKKMGARLYCGLSEEPKNILHKPSADVLFQSAAEVLGKELLAVILTGMGRDGADGGKTVRTRGGMVLAESKSSCVVYGMPKAAIEARTANFEFDLQDMAAAITKIVTGKLIPPT; this comes from the coding sequence ATGCCAATTAATGTGTTGATTATAGATGACTCACCTTCTGTGTGTGCTATGCTTTCGCAAATGATGACAAGTGCTGGTTTTAACGTTGTTGGGATTGGAAAATCAGCGGAAGAAGGACTCGAATTAGCAGGGAAACTAAAACCAGATGTGATCACGCTCGATATCGAAATGCCTGGAAAAAGTGGTCTACAAGCGCTCCCTCTCATTCAAAAAACATGTGATGCTGCTATTATCATGTGCTCTACTTTAACAAACCAAGCAGCCACAGCAACCTTACAATCCCTTGAAAAAGGTGCTTTTGACTACATCCCTAAAACAGAAATTGGTAAAACATTTACATTAGATAATTTAAAGGATCGGGTAAATAACGCTTATGCCTTTGTTACTTCGAAAAGAAAAGGCGAAAGTAATTATAAACCCAGCGTTCCTATTGCATCACTTCCTCATCAGAATTTAAAAGCCATTGTTATTGGTGTTTCAACAGGAGGTCCTGCGGCTCTACATAAGCTATTTAATGCCTTGCCCGTTATGCCTATTCCGATTGTGGTTGTTCAACACATGCCAGCAGCCTTTGTGGCATCATTAGCAGAGCGCATTGCACAACAGACGAAGCACAAAACATGCGTGGCAAAGGAAGATCACACGTTAGCTCCAGGAGAAGTCTGTTTTGCTCCCGGTGACTTGCATGTTCTTGTTAAAAAAATGGGCGCTAGACTTTATTGTGGATTGAGTGAAGAACCTAAAAATATTTTGCACAAACCTTCGGCAGACGTTTTATTTCAATCCGCTGCTGAGGTCTTAGGCAAAGAACTTCTTGCGGTTATTTTAACAGGAATGGGAAGAGATGGCGCTGATGGTGGCAAAACTGTCCGCACACGGGGTGGCATGGTTTTAGCTGAAAGTAAGAGTTCTTGTGTGGTGTATGGTATGCCCAAAGCTGCCATTGAAGCGAGAACGGCAAACTTTGAATTTGACCTTCAAGATATGGCCGCTGCTATTACAAAAATCGTAACTGGAAAATTAATCCCACCAACTTAA
- a CDS encoding chemotaxis protein — MAIYIAKSKKEERMLQIGSNKFELVDFRLKDFPVGADMSHPQAYEGIYGINIAKVREINKISQFTKMPNCHECIEGLLELREEAIPIVNLAKYLGYHNHALRPTDNIIICEFNGLVTGFVVHQAMRIRRISWEAILPPTRLIGREGGCVTGMHKLVKGPDNERDLMLLILDFEKIVAEINGETYALNKFAEDKQNNKVATSTDDTRTVLVVDDSLTARTQVELFLTQHGFRVITATDGEEGLFTLQALLDQAKQENKDITDMVQVVVSDVEMPRMDGHAFTQSIKKDPKLSAIPVIMHTSLSGRANQDAVKSLADEYVVKFNGDALIATVNRVWRKLMDKKEANRTSDMNDEEEDQEAS, encoded by the coding sequence ATGGCTATTTATATTGCCAAAAGCAAAAAAGAAGAGCGAATGCTTCAAATCGGAAGCAACAAGTTTGAGCTTGTTGACTTCAGGTTGAAGGACTTTCCTGTTGGTGCGGATATGTCCCACCCTCAAGCTTATGAGGGTATATATGGAATTAACATAGCAAAAGTAAGAGAGATTAATAAAATAAGCCAGTTTACAAAAATGCCCAATTGCCATGAATGTATTGAAGGTCTTCTTGAACTCCGTGAAGAAGCGATTCCTATTGTGAACCTAGCAAAATACTTGGGTTATCATAATCACGCTCTTAGACCTACTGATAATATTATCATTTGTGAGTTTAATGGTTTAGTTACAGGATTCGTGGTGCACCAAGCTATGCGCATCCGTCGCATTTCTTGGGAAGCGATTTTACCGCCAACGCGTCTTATTGGTCGCGAAGGGGGCTGTGTTACTGGAATGCATAAATTGGTAAAAGGTCCTGACAATGAGCGTGATTTGATGCTCTTAATTTTGGACTTTGAAAAAATTGTTGCTGAAATTAATGGAGAAACTTACGCACTTAATAAATTTGCGGAAGATAAACAAAACAATAAAGTTGCAACTTCTACTGATGACACACGCACAGTCCTTGTCGTAGATGATAGTTTAACAGCAAGAACGCAGGTCGAGCTTTTCCTCACACAACATGGTTTCCGTGTGATTACAGCAACCGATGGAGAAGAGGGCTTGTTCACTCTTCAGGCCTTACTTGATCAGGCAAAACAGGAAAACAAAGACATTACGGACATGGTTCAAGTGGTTGTTTCTGATGTGGAAATGCCTCGTATGGACGGTCATGCTTTTACACAATCCATTAAAAAAGATCCTAAACTCAGTGCTATTCCCGTTATTATGCATACTTCGCTTTCAGGACGTGCCAACCAAGATGCGGTGAAGTCACTTGCCGATGAGTATGTTGTGAAATTTAATGGCGATGCCCTGATTGCTACTGTGAATCGTGTATGGCGTAAATTGATGGACAAAAAAGAAGCAAATAGAACAAGTGATATGAACGATGAAGAAGAAGATCAAGAAGCATCATAG
- a CDS encoding chemotaxis protein CheA, whose amino-acid sequence MAYNEEQMQEIFFQEMREVFEHIDSCILVLEKTPGDLEIIKNLFREVHTLKGSSGVFGLREIADLTHHAEDLLDRMREGKLEPTEEVFSALLRCFDRLKEMMDGAQKKQNLASFDNADIVRQLCDFKEITGEQLQEKVAAGEVAPPPTNENIKPGECPFHISITGADQFFLTGIDPITLILNCRDISSGAFSLYTNITRVPSLQDIEAERCYFEFTFNFVSMAEFKTVQDIFEFAIGSSNVKIEMDGQKPGAAAAPASAPAPAAKPAAAVPAAAAKPAAVAAPAAAGAAKPGAPAPAAKADAAHGGGDANDFVRLKKEKLDQLMNLVGELITVKNLFVHLANRLEEVLPENEITKGFKEGTGHVTRLSARLQESVMNARMVPVGSVFTKYTRLVRDVAKKLNKKINLVIEGEDTELDKTVSEAISDPIMHLIRNSIDHGIELSEVRKERGKPETGTLLLKAGYEGNNVKIIVRDDGNGIDLDRVKNKAINLGIITQEQADLLSKKDIIEFIFHSGFSTAAEITDVSGRGVGMDVVRNNIRKSSGSILVDTNPGQGTEFKIILPLSLAVIEALLIGVDGETYALPQEVITETVRAERKDVVNLNNQPSINLRGEVIPLLRLNEVVNLRKSILDDFIHQEKKRLNQTEEENTDSRSASKDMDDGLTNPVVIVQIDGLKVGILVDILYWQEQIMIKPLGGFLANIPVFTGACIMGNGSVVLVLEPKELYYAACHDDDKAAA is encoded by the coding sequence GTGGCCTATAATGAAGAGCAAATGCAAGAAATATTCTTTCAGGAAATGCGAGAAGTATTCGAGCATATTGATAGTTGCATTCTTGTCCTCGAAAAAACTCCTGGCGATCTTGAAATTATTAAAAATCTATTCCGTGAAGTTCATACATTAAAAGGATCTAGCGGTGTTTTTGGTTTACGTGAAATCGCCGATTTAACTCACCATGCAGAAGACTTGCTCGACCGTATGCGTGAAGGAAAATTGGAACCAACGGAAGAAGTTTTTTCCGCATTGTTACGTTGTTTCGACCGTTTAAAAGAAATGATGGATGGTGCGCAAAAGAAACAAAATTTAGCATCCTTTGATAATGCGGATATTGTACGTCAGCTCTGTGACTTTAAAGAAATTACCGGTGAGCAATTACAAGAAAAAGTGGCAGCAGGAGAAGTAGCTCCTCCACCTACAAATGAAAATATCAAACCAGGTGAATGTCCTTTCCATATATCCATTACAGGTGCCGATCAATTTTTCTTAACAGGTATTGATCCCATCACTCTAATTTTAAATTGTCGTGATATTTCTTCTGGAGCATTTTCTTTATATACAAATATTACCAGAGTTCCTTCGTTACAAGATATTGAAGCAGAACGCTGTTACTTTGAATTTACATTTAATTTTGTTTCAATGGCAGAGTTTAAAACAGTTCAAGATATTTTCGAGTTCGCTATAGGTTCAAGCAACGTAAAAATTGAAATGGATGGGCAAAAACCAGGAGCCGCAGCAGCCCCTGCGTCCGCTCCTGCTCCTGCTGCAAAACCCGCAGCAGCCGTACCTGCAGCAGCTGCGAAACCTGCAGCAGTCGCTGCTCCTGCTGCCGCGGGAGCGGCAAAACCGGGAGCTCCTGCTCCTGCTGCCAAGGCAGATGCGGCTCATGGTGGTGGTGATGCCAATGACTTTGTGCGCCTTAAAAAAGAAAAACTCGATCAATTAATGAACTTGGTGGGTGAATTAATTACGGTGAAAAACCTTTTTGTTCACTTAGCAAATCGTCTTGAAGAAGTTTTACCTGAGAATGAAATAACAAAAGGCTTTAAAGAAGGAACAGGGCACGTCACAAGGCTTTCAGCAAGGTTACAAGAAAGTGTGATGAATGCACGTATGGTTCCTGTGGGCAGTGTATTTACAAAATATACGAGACTTGTTCGTGATGTTGCTAAAAAACTTAATAAAAAAATAAATCTTGTTATAGAAGGTGAAGATACTGAACTCGATAAAACAGTAAGTGAAGCGATTTCTGACCCGATTATGCACCTCATTCGTAACTCGATTGACCATGGTATTGAATTGTCTGAAGTTCGTAAAGAAAGAGGAAAACCTGAAACAGGTACGTTACTTTTAAAAGCGGGTTATGAAGGTAACAACGTTAAAATTATCGTTAGAGATGACGGAAATGGTATTGACTTAGATAGAGTTAAAAATAAAGCAATTAATCTTGGCATTATTACTCAAGAACAAGCTGATCTATTAAGCAAAAAAGACATTATTGAATTTATTTTCCACAGTGGTTTCTCTACTGCGGCTGAAATTACAGATGTGAGTGGTCGTGGTGTGGGTATGGATGTTGTGCGTAACAACATTAGAAAATCTAGTGGTTCTATTCTTGTCGATACAAATCCAGGCCAAGGAACAGAATTTAAAATTATTTTGCCTCTTAGCTTAGCGGTAATTGAAGCTCTTTTAATTGGAGTTGATGGTGAAACATATGCGCTTCCTCAAGAAGTGATTACTGAAACCGTACGCGCTGAGAGAAAAGATGTTGTTAACTTAAATAATCAACCCAGCATAAATCTTCGTGGAGAAGTTATACCGTTACTGCGCCTTAATGAAGTTGTTAACTTGAGAAAATCCATTTTGGATGATTTTATTCATCAAGAAAAGAAACGGTTAAATCAAACGGAAGAAGAAAATACGGATTCCCGTTCAGCGTCAAAAGACATGGACGATGGTCTTACAAACCCTGTTGTTATTGTCCAAATTGATGGTCTTAAAGTTGGGATTCTTGTCGATATTTTGTACTGGCAGGAACAAATTATGATCAAACCTTTGGGTGGGTTTTTGGCTAATATACCTGTATTTACAGGCGCTTGTATAATGGGGAATGGTTCTGTTGTGTTGGTTCTTGAACCGAAAGAGCTTTATTATGCGGCTTGTCATGACGATGATAAGGCAGCTGCGTAA
- a CDS encoding STAS domain-containing protein, translating to MAIMAYENRTFKLTGKLTIYKVSELKNKLLEGYNGEAKKDGDFFLDLSAAESIDGAVLQLLIALKTLVKNGKGNLKLKVSCQPFDSLLEVFGMPADTFPKG from the coding sequence ATGGCAATTATGGCCTACGAAAATAGAACTTTTAAACTAACTGGAAAGCTTACTATATATAAGGTTTCAGAGTTGAAAAATAAACTTCTCGAAGGATATAATGGTGAAGCCAAAAAAGACGGTGATTTTTTTCTAGATTTATCTGCCGCTGAATCAATTGATGGAGCTGTTCTTCAATTATTAATTGCGCTTAAAACATTGGTTAAAAATGGTAAAGGAAATTTAAAACTTAAGGTAAGCTGCCAACCTTTTGATTCTTTATTAGAAGTTTTTGGTATGCCTGCAGATACATTTCCAAAGGGTTAA
- a CDS encoding chemotaxis protein CheW, whose translation MSGNDGSGKGAKLDALYKLKHDTTGIRKRIAPKIETYKLIGFKLNDEEFVIEIERVKEIVKVPLVTRVSKAPHFVEGVANLRGDILQVVNFHKIMGLDNLPISERSRIIVLDDKNVLAAIIVDSVSEVIEVEKEAVQQTPDIVAGERSKFLKGIIKPHKHRNILWLDCAAIYSEFSAQNEKKAAAA comes from the coding sequence ATGTCGGGGAATGACGGCTCTGGTAAAGGAGCCAAACTAGATGCTTTATATAAATTAAAACATGATACTACAGGTATTCGTAAAAGAATTGCACCTAAAATTGAAACGTATAAACTTATTGGTTTTAAATTAAATGATGAAGAATTTGTAATTGAAATAGAAAGAGTTAAAGAAATTGTTAAAGTACCATTGGTAACACGCGTTTCTAAAGCTCCTCATTTTGTGGAAGGTGTTGCGAATTTGCGCGGTGATATTTTACAAGTTGTTAACTTTCATAAAATTATGGGACTTGATAATTTACCTATTTCTGAAAGAAGTCGCATTATTGTTTTAGATGATAAAAATGTATTAGCAGCTATTATTGTTGATTCTGTGAGTGAAGTTATTGAAGTGGAAAAAGAAGCTGTGCAACAAACTCCAGATATTGTTGCTGGAGAAAGATCGAAATTTTTAAAAGGAATTATTAAACCTCACAAACATAGAAATATTTTGTGGCTCGATTGTGCTGCAATTTACTCTGAGTTTAGTGCGCAAAATGAGAAAAAAGCAGCTGCCGCTTAA
- a CDS encoding response regulator encodes MAKKILIVDDSRTIRQQVGFTLSKEGFEVVEAEDGQDGINKLQGTPDISMIISDVNMPNMDGLVMIETIRKIEEFKFIPIIMLTTESSGDKVERAKKAGASGWLVKPFNPEQLVGAVKKLAR; translated from the coding sequence ATGGCCAAGAAAATACTCATCGTTGATGACTCTCGTACGATTCGCCAGCAGGTGGGCTTTACCTTGTCAAAGGAAGGCTTTGAGGTGGTTGAGGCAGAAGATGGTCAAGACGGCATAAATAAGCTACAGGGAACGCCTGATATAAGCATGATCATCTCCGATGTAAACATGCCTAATATGGATGGCTTGGTCATGATTGAAACCATCCGAAAGATAGAAGAGTTCAAGTTTATTCCTATAATAATGCTTACAACAGAAAGCAGTGGGGATAAAGTGGAACGCGCAAAAAAAGCAGGTGCAAGTGGTTGGTTAGTGAAACCATTTAATCCTGAACAACTTGTTGGTGCGGTTAAGAAATTAGCTCGATAA
- a CDS encoding YhbY family RNA-binding protein, with the protein MATEKKVHKYSEVLTSEQKAKLKGLAHHLKPVVQVGSQGFSETVGKEIALALEKHELIKIQLPGNSDADAKKSQEKELNDILPVHSHLVGRIGRSVILYFEKEPGDAKITLKSL; encoded by the coding sequence ATGGCCACAGAGAAAAAAGTTCATAAATATTCGGAAGTTCTAACCAGTGAACAAAAGGCTAAGCTGAAAGGACTCGCTCATCACCTCAAACCTGTGGTCCAAGTTGGTTCTCAAGGTTTTTCGGAAACAGTGGGAAAAGAAATTGCTTTAGCGCTTGAAAAGCATGAGCTTATTAAAATACAACTTCCAGGTAATTCGGATGCAGACGCCAAAAAAAGCCAAGAAAAGGAATTAAACGATATTCTCCCTGTTCATTCCCATCTCGTAGGTCGCATTGGCAGAAGCGTTATACTTTATTTTGAAAAAGAGCCTGGGGATGCCAAAATCACCCTAAAAAGCTTGTAA
- the folE gene encoding GTP cyclohydrolase I FolE, giving the protein MSSNFKKAVSANNVSAEAATEAVKTLLRYIGENPKRDGLLDTPDRFCRSLIEMTEGYALNPEEILATTFESDSDEMVLLKDIEFNSLCEHHLLSFAGKAHIAYLPSGGRIVGLSKLARIVDVYAQRLQVQERLTQQIANAINKYLKPDGVAVVVEGIHSCMCVRGVRKQNSTMITSSMLGQFRESMASRNEFMSLITK; this is encoded by the coding sequence ATGAGTTCCAATTTCAAAAAAGCCGTGAGTGCTAATAATGTGAGTGCGGAAGCCGCTACAGAAGCTGTGAAAACCCTTTTACGTTATATCGGTGAAAATCCCAAACGGGATGGTTTGCTCGATACTCCTGACAGATTTTGTCGCTCCCTTATAGAAATGACCGAAGGATATGCTTTAAATCCTGAAGAAATCCTGGCCACAACTTTTGAATCTGATTCCGATGAAATGGTGCTATTAAAAGACATCGAATTTAATTCTTTATGCGAGCATCATTTGCTGAGTTTTGCAGGAAAAGCCCATATTGCCTATCTCCCTTCAGGGGGGCGTATTGTAGGGCTGTCTAAACTCGCCCGCATTGTTGATGTGTATGCCCAGCGCCTTCAAGTTCAAGAACGCCTCACCCAACAAATTGCCAATGCTATAAATAAATATTTAAAACCCGATGGTGTTGCCGTCGTCGTTGAAGGGATTCACAGTTGCATGTGCGTCCGCGGTGTGCGCAAACAAAATTCAACCATGATTACAAGCTCTATGTTAGGACAATTTCGTGAGTCTATGGCATCACGAAATGAATTCATGTCACTTATTACAAAATAA